One window of Heptranchias perlo isolate sHepPer1 chromosome 15, sHepPer1.hap1, whole genome shotgun sequence genomic DNA carries:
- the LOC137333082 gene encoding forkhead box protein O1-like translates to MAEEASQAEIDPDFEPQSRPRSCTWPLPRPDLTTVKQEDSASGIPTEEEKQDVSDSSAVKSESETILNAEVSSQAGATSAQRKSSSRRNAWGHQSYAELITKAIESSPDKRLTLSQIYDWMVKSVPYFKDKGDSNSSAGWKNSIRHNLSLHSKFIRVHNEATGKSSWWMLNPEGGKSGKSPRRRAASMDNNSKLVKSKGRAARKKAALQAAQEGSSDSPGPQVSKWPGSPSSLKNEDSEAWTSFRPRTSSNASTLSTGRLSPIMPEQEDLEDDELHSALVYPSSSSKLPSTLTENIIEELELIDSLNLMSPSSTLLPTQQSLSTSLIQQSSTYTFRPQNLASGSQTSTYGNSFFDPSDLTSVQSHFSVPATLEALLTSDSPTHTDVMMSQVDPVMPQTGGRLNSENLMLLNVESLSSPSAQSKINQAGHRGKSAGPPVTSVNANALPHTLSSMMGPPPDANQMPTLKAQLQTPVSQALQLGLPSTHNSNSSSSSSGGMNMNPENFPRDLDLDMFMESLDCDVDYIIDHDLMDDEGLDFNLDPIAPNSSYPNTPQSSSHSWVPS, encoded by the exons ATGGCTGAAGAAGCATCGCAGGCTGAGATCGACCCAGACTTTGAACCACAGAGCCGCCCCAGATCCTGCACCTGGCCTTTGCCAAGACCAGATCTGACAACTGTCAAACAGGAGGACTCTGCCTCAGGAATCCCCACTGAAGAAGAAAAGCAGGATGTTTCTGATTCTAGTGCTGTAAAATCAGAGAGTGAAACTATTCTGAATGCAGAGGTTAGTTCCCAAGCTGGTGCAACGAGTGCTCAGAGGAAGAGCTCCTCTAGAAGAAATGCATGGGGCCATCAATCTTATGCAGAACTTATCACCAAAGCAATTGAGAGTTCTCCTGACAAGAGGCTCACTCTGTCTCAGATCTATGACTGGATGGTTAAATCTGTGCCTTACTTTAAGGACAAAGGAGATAGCAACAGTTCAGCTGGGTGGAAG AATTCCATTCGACACAACCTTTCCCTGCACAGCAAATTCATCCGAGTCCACAATGAAGCTACAGGGAAGAGCTCTTGGTGGATGCTTAATCCTGAAGGTGGGAAAAGTGGGAAGTCACCCAGGAGAAGAGCGGCATCTATGGACAATAACAGTAAACTTGTGAAGAGCAAAGGAAGAGCTGCTAGGAAAAAGGCTGCCCTCCAAGCAGCCCAAGAGGGGAGCAGTGACAGTCCTGGTCCCCAAGTTTCCAAATGGCCTGGAAGTCCCTCCTCTCTTAAAAATGAGGATTCTGAGGCCTGGACCAGTTTTAGGCCAAGAACAAGCTCAAATGCTAGTACGCTAAGTACTGGCCGTCTGTCCCCCATAATGCCAGAACAGGAGGATTTGGAAGATGATGAGCTCCATTCTGCACTGGTCTACCCCAGCTCTTCAAGCAAGTTGCCATCAACCCTAACTGAAAATATAATTGAAGAACTTGAACTCATTGATAGTTTGAACCTCATGTCCCCATCATCTACATTATTGCCAACTCAGCAGTCATTATCCACTAGCTTGATCCAACAAAGCTCAACCTACACATTCAGGCCACAAAACTTAGCCTCAGGATCGCAGACTTCCACCTATGGGAACTCTTTCTTTGATCCGTCTGATCTGACATCGGTGCAGAGCCACTTTAGTGTACCTGCAACACTTGAAGCTCTCTTGACTTCTGATTCGCCAACTCATACTGATGTGATGATGAGCCAAGTTGACCCTGTCATGCCACAGACAGGTGGTCGACTAAACAGTGAAAATTTGATGCTGTTGAATGTGGAATCTCTCAGTAGCCCATCTGCACAGTCAAAAATTAACCAGGCTGGCCACCGAGGAAAATCTGCAGGTCCACCGGTCACATCTGTTAATGCTAATGCTTTACCTCACACGCTGAGTAGTATGATGGGACCTCCACCCGATGCAAACCAAATGCCTACTTTGAAGGCCCAGCTCCAGACACCAGTAAGCCAGGCTCTGCAACTTGGTCTGCCGTCCACACATAACTCAAACAGCAGCAGCAGTTCTTCAGGAGGGATGAATATGAACCCTGAGAATTTCCCCCGAGATCTGGATTTGGATATGTTCATGGAAAGTCTCGACTGTGACGTGGATTACATAATTGACCATGACCTCATGGATGACGAAGGGCTCGATTTCAACTTGGATCCTATTGCCCCTAACTCGTCTTATCCTAACACCCCACAGTCATCCTCTCATAGTTGGGTGCCAAGTTAA